The following proteins are co-located in the Nitrospira sp. genome:
- a CDS encoding VWA domain-containing protein: MAASQAETVLAARLAEELGSAPAAQLVARLALMGGKPDPVAATLAMLDELGGVSEKVARAAIEALPELDRRAGLASIVAWFDLGIALAESSGATALKYFKDSPRILGIVEAEAARQAILATGLEFAEQDANVTLEYLRTAPQILAVLPSDQLQPWLDVGVELTQIDVVVGLEYIRQIAAVAPVLGLGEIRNWVAFGMKLIQPNTIGKPDYLGTMEFLRTSPAILGDIEQPPVRSKVVSLGAALAEQSPASAIAWLAESPKLLRPLPSVEWQVKVVQYGGLLAEKDAETALSYLRRAPEIIGMIGVSADAVTRFENWFKAGMEVLAYSVEGARAYFGLESQQSLASVEQALSGVPLRQVARTVKLFVQGLCGTDVMIQALPDSAATGSARATVSADGRTISLPALLRRYPTYDENVRLYLVMAAHEAGHLEFGTYRLTLAPLHDVVRAVCQRYGRGDRQPASLAALFRLYPHPRLMQDLWMVLEDARVEAHLQREYPGLQRDLQRLAGEAVTPRDPAHGLTVKELIVDCLLRLSTGESAASAVPRAVQAEVALLWELSQPAFAPAATAEDVVRLADAVYLRMEELLAPKAEMIQADQVVEETNEAGVGPTGSEQSGDDYRPITNWVYRGEMNPEFITRDPEQAREEAEPQSEVEQLASGGGGSKEQGGGAQGSGGQRHDTMGDVLGGGRALPAVVEEMLALPVEERLTDEPAGDGVRQIRYPEWDVAIQDYRPHWCRVVERVAEPGSDESVAATLTAHRSAIKTLRRFFESLRPPAFRRTAAQADGEDLDIDAVVRRVAEQQAGMEGSDRIYVRHEKKERDVAVAFLVDVSGSTSRQLENGRRVIDIEKESLVLLCEALEAVGDQYALFAYSGQGRGQVECAVVKDFDERVGPATAQRLGGLLPRQQNRDGAVIRHATARLRAREARTKLLVLISDGRPLDGDYKDDYSLEDTKAALREARQAGIGPFCVTIDRDADAYLRRMYGDVQFAVIDRVEALPAKLPRIYQRLTA; encoded by the coding sequence ATGGCAGCATCGCAGGCCGAAACAGTATTGGCGGCACGTCTGGCGGAAGAGCTTGGCTCCGCGCCGGCGGCACAGCTCGTGGCTCGTCTGGCCCTGATGGGGGGCAAGCCCGATCCTGTCGCTGCAACGCTGGCGATGCTCGACGAATTGGGCGGCGTGTCGGAGAAGGTGGCGCGCGCGGCGATCGAGGCCCTCCCTGAACTGGACCGGCGAGCCGGATTGGCCTCCATCGTGGCCTGGTTCGACCTTGGGATTGCCTTGGCGGAATCCTCCGGGGCGACGGCGCTCAAGTATTTCAAAGACAGCCCGCGGATTCTTGGCATCGTGGAGGCGGAGGCCGCACGGCAGGCCATCTTGGCCACGGGCCTTGAATTCGCCGAACAAGACGCCAACGTGACGTTGGAATATCTGCGCACGGCCCCCCAGATTCTCGCGGTGCTCCCGTCGGATCAGCTCCAGCCCTGGCTCGATGTCGGCGTCGAGCTGACGCAGATCGATGTCGTGGTGGGGCTCGAATATATCCGGCAGATTGCGGCCGTGGCGCCTGTGCTGGGCTTGGGCGAGATCCGGAACTGGGTGGCGTTCGGGATGAAGCTGATTCAGCCGAACACGATCGGCAAGCCGGACTATCTGGGCACGATGGAGTTCTTGCGGACCAGCCCGGCGATTTTGGGCGATATCGAGCAGCCGCCGGTCCGGTCGAAAGTGGTCTCGTTAGGGGCGGCGCTGGCCGAACAGTCGCCGGCATCGGCCATTGCCTGGCTGGCCGAGTCTCCAAAACTGCTTCGGCCGCTGCCGTCCGTCGAGTGGCAGGTGAAGGTCGTGCAGTACGGCGGGTTGCTGGCGGAAAAGGATGCGGAAACCGCGCTGTCGTATCTCCGGCGGGCGCCGGAGATCATCGGCATGATCGGCGTCTCCGCCGATGCGGTGACGCGATTTGAAAATTGGTTCAAGGCCGGGATGGAAGTGCTGGCCTATAGTGTCGAGGGCGCCCGCGCCTATTTCGGGTTGGAGTCGCAGCAGTCGCTGGCCTCGGTGGAACAGGCCTTGAGCGGCGTGCCGCTCAGGCAGGTCGCACGGACCGTCAAACTGTTCGTGCAAGGCCTGTGCGGCACTGATGTGATGATTCAGGCCTTGCCGGATTCCGCCGCCACCGGCAGTGCCCGGGCGACGGTTAGTGCCGACGGGCGGACGATCTCGCTGCCGGCGCTGCTTCGACGGTATCCCACCTACGACGAGAACGTGCGGCTGTATCTGGTGATGGCCGCCCATGAGGCGGGGCATCTGGAATTCGGCACGTACCGGTTGACGCTCGCCCCGTTGCACGATGTGGTCAGGGCGGTGTGCCAGCGGTATGGGCGTGGTGACAGGCAGCCAGCCTCGCTGGCGGCGCTGTTTCGGCTCTATCCCCATCCGCGGCTCATGCAGGACCTTTGGATGGTCCTCGAAGATGCGCGGGTCGAAGCCCATTTGCAGCGCGAGTATCCCGGTCTTCAGCGGGACTTGCAGCGCCTGGCGGGCGAGGCGGTGACGCCGCGAGATCCGGCGCATGGGCTGACCGTGAAAGAATTGATCGTCGATTGTCTCTTGCGCCTTTCGACCGGGGAATCGGCCGCTTCGGCGGTGCCGCGCGCGGTGCAGGCAGAAGTGGCGCTGCTGTGGGAGCTGAGCCAGCCGGCATTCGCGCCTGCCGCGACGGCGGAGGATGTCGTGCGTCTGGCGGATGCCGTGTACCTCCGCATGGAAGAGCTGCTGGCGCCCAAGGCCGAGATGATTCAAGCGGATCAGGTGGTGGAAGAGACGAATGAGGCGGGAGTGGGCCCGACCGGTTCGGAGCAGAGCGGCGACGACTATCGTCCGATCACGAATTGGGTCTATCGCGGAGAGATGAATCCCGAGTTCATCACGCGTGACCCGGAGCAGGCGCGCGAGGAAGCGGAGCCGCAGTCTGAGGTGGAACAGCTCGCCAGCGGCGGCGGGGGATCCAAAGAACAGGGCGGCGGCGCGCAGGGTTCCGGCGGGCAGCGGCACGATACGATGGGCGATGTGTTGGGCGGCGGGCGGGCGCTGCCGGCGGTGGTGGAGGAGATGCTGGCGCTGCCGGTGGAGGAGCGGCTGACGGACGAGCCAGCCGGCGACGGAGTGCGGCAGATCCGGTATCCGGAATGGGATGTGGCGATTCAGGATTACCGCCCCCATTGGTGCCGGGTGGTCGAACGGGTGGCCGAGCCGGGGTCCGATGAGTCGGTGGCGGCCACGTTGACGGCGCATCGCAGCGCGATCAAGACGCTCCGCCGGTTTTTTGAAAGCCTGCGTCCCCCGGCGTTTCGGCGGACGGCGGCCCAGGCGGACGGCGAAGATCTGGACATCGATGCGGTCGTTCGGCGGGTCGCCGAGCAGCAGGCGGGGATGGAAGGCAGCGACCGGATCTATGTGCGCCATGAAAAGAAGGAGCGGGACGTCGCGGTGGCGTTTCTGGTCGATGTGAGCGGCTCGACGAGCCGGCAGCTTGAAAATGGCCGGCGGGTCATCGACATTGAGAAGGAAAGTCTGGTACTTCTGTGCGAAGCCTTGGAGGCGGTCGGCGACCAGTACGCGCTCTTTGCCTATTCCGGGCAGGGGCGGGGGCAGGTCGAGTGCGCGGTCGTGAAGGATTTCGATGAGCGCGTGGGGCCGGCCACGGCGCAGCGGCTGGGCGGGCTGCTCCCCCGGCAGCAGAACCGTGACGGGGCGGTGATCCGTCATGCGACGGCGCGGCTGCGGGCGCGCGAAGCCCGGACGAAGCTCCTGGTGCTGATCAGTGACGGCCGTCCCCTGGACGGAGACTATAAAGACGACTATTCGCTGGAAGATACCAAGGCCGCGCTCCGCGAAGCCCGGCAGGCGGGGATCGGGCCTTTTTGCGTCACGATCGACCGGGATGCCGATGCGTATCTCCGCCGCATGTACGGGGATGTGCAGTTTGCGGTGATTGATCGCGTCGAGGCCTTGCCCGCGAAGTTGCCGAGAATTTATCAACGATTGACGGCGTAA
- a CDS encoding 6-carboxytetrahydropterin synthase, with amino-acid sequence MGQASIIRRYRFCAAHRLHTEHLSPEDNRTVFGKCNNPNGHGHNYVVLVTISGADGTGSGRRVSISELDRIVADRIIARFDHHDLNLDPEFASRTTTGENLVLLIWDLLVTELPPGQLQKVGVIETRDNYFEYSGPAPVSAHS; translated from the coding sequence ATGGGACAGGCGAGCATCATCCGGCGGTATCGGTTCTGTGCCGCCCATCGGCTGCACACCGAGCACTTGTCACCTGAGGACAACCGGACCGTCTTCGGGAAGTGCAATAATCCCAACGGGCACGGGCATAACTATGTGGTGCTCGTGACGATCTCCGGCGCCGATGGGACGGGGAGCGGCCGGCGGGTGTCGATCAGCGAACTCGACCGGATCGTCGCCGACCGCATCATCGCCCGGTTCGATCACCACGACCTGAACCTCGATCCCGAATTTGCGTCACGGACGACGACCGGAGAAAATCTGGTCCTGTTGATCTGGGACCTTCTTGTGACTGAGTTGCCGCCCGGGCAGCTGCAGAAAGTGGGCGTCATCGAAACTCGAGACAATTATTTCGAATATTCCGGGCCGGCGCCGGTGTCGGCGCATTCCTAG
- a CDS encoding alpha/beta fold hydrolase, translating to MPMHATINGISLAYHDQGKGLPIVFLHAFPLNRTMWAQQETALSSQFRIITIDLRGHGESDAPLWRYTLDQAADDVRALLDHLAIQQALFVGLSMGGYILFAFYRKYANRVKGLVLADTRAQADTPEGKEGRFQIAQIAYKQGPSAIADLMLPKLLSPATIQSRPELVQRVRTMIEGNQISGIAGDLMAMADRQDSVPLLQRVACPTQIIVGDLDQATPPADAKLMAEQIPHARLAIIPQAAHLANLEQPDAFTKIVAAFAGELA from the coding sequence ATGCCGATGCACGCCACGATCAACGGGATATCGCTCGCCTATCACGATCAGGGGAAGGGCCTCCCCATCGTCTTTCTGCATGCCTTCCCGCTGAATCGAACGATGTGGGCGCAGCAGGAGACGGCCCTATCGTCACAATTTCGTATCATCACCATCGATCTGCGCGGACATGGCGAATCCGACGCCCCGCTCTGGCGCTACACCCTCGACCAGGCGGCCGACGATGTACGAGCGCTCTTAGACCATCTCGCAATCCAACAGGCCCTCTTTGTCGGCCTGTCGATGGGCGGCTATATCCTCTTTGCGTTCTATAGGAAATATGCGAATCGGGTAAAGGGACTGGTGCTGGCCGATACGAGAGCACAGGCGGATACGCCGGAGGGAAAAGAGGGGCGGTTTCAGATAGCCCAGATCGCCTACAAACAGGGGCCATCCGCCATCGCCGATCTCATGCTCCCGAAGCTCTTGAGTCCCGCGACGATCCAGAGCAGGCCGGAACTTGTTCAGCGAGTCAGAACGATGATCGAAGGAAATCAGATCAGTGGGATTGCCGGAGACTTGATGGCGATGGCCGATCGCCAGGACTCAGTGCCGCTCTTGCAACGGGTCGCCTGCCCCACCCAGATCATCGTCGGCGATCTGGACCAAGCTACCCCTCCGGCGGATGCCAAACTCATGGCCGAGCAAATTCCCCACGCGAGACTAGCCATCATCCCCCAGGCCGCACACTTAGCGAACCTCGAACAACCTGACGCATTTACGAAGATCGTGGCGGCCTTTGCCGGCGAACTCGCTTAG
- the erpA gene encoding iron-sulfur cluster insertion protein ErpA — translation MVTITPVAEQKIRELMAEEKDVVGLRVYVRGGGCHGYQYGMAFESKMAEDDTVIEKGDVKVIMDSQSAPLLQGAEVDYVDSVQGSGFSIKNPQAKTTCGCGSSFSA, via the coding sequence ATGGTTACGATTACACCGGTGGCAGAACAGAAGATCCGCGAGTTGATGGCCGAAGAGAAGGATGTGGTCGGTCTGCGCGTCTATGTCCGTGGCGGCGGGTGCCATGGCTATCAATATGGGATGGCCTTCGAGTCCAAGATGGCCGAAGACGACACCGTCATTGAAAAGGGCGATGTGAAGGTCATCATGGATTCCCAGAGCGCTCCCCTCTTGCAGGGCGCGGAAGTCGATTATGTCGACAGCGTGCAGGGCTCCGGGTTCTCCATCAAGAATCCGCAAGCCAAAACCACCTGTGGTTGCGGCAGTTCGTTCAGCGCATAA
- a CDS encoding 2Fe-2S iron-sulfur cluster-binding protein has product MPRVTFLHPQGKSGSVTRNLTLLDAAKELGFPLNHDCGGNASCTTCRVEVQSGAENLSEIDFDEQDLLDREALREPWHRLGCQARVLGDVVVRVPESKFAEPTTKQSEARGVDIR; this is encoded by the coding sequence ATGCCGCGTGTGACGTTTCTGCATCCGCAAGGGAAGAGCGGGAGTGTGACGAGAAACCTGACTCTGTTGGATGCGGCCAAGGAACTGGGGTTTCCCTTGAACCACGATTGTGGGGGGAATGCCTCCTGTACGACCTGCCGGGTCGAAGTGCAGTCCGGAGCGGAAAACCTTTCGGAAATCGACTTCGACGAGCAGGATTTGCTGGATCGGGAAGCTCTTCGTGAGCCCTGGCACCGGCTTGGCTGCCAGGCAAGGGTGTTGGGCGATGTCGTGGTCCGGGTGCCCGAATCCAAGTTTGCCGAGCCGACGACGAAGCAGTCTGAAGCGCGGGGTGTTGATATTCGGTAG
- the mdh gene encoding malate dehydrogenase, with protein sequence MMGRPKITVVGAGNVGGTAAQRLAERDRYDVVLVDIVEGVPQGKALDIAQAGPVCGYSTKVVGTNGYEETAGSSVAVITSGIARKPGMSRDELLATNCKIVQSVVKELVARSPEVILLLVTNPLDAMVHVALKVSQFPKSRVIGMAGVLDSARMRTFIATELNVPGPDVQAMVLGGHGDTMVPLPRYTTVKGKPASELIPKDRLDAIVKRTREGGAEIVGLLKTGSAFYAPSASAVDMVDAIMLDQKRVLPSAVLCEGEYGLKDVIVGVPVKLGRGGAEEILEYELTADERAALMTSADAVRELCANVDRVMGY encoded by the coding sequence ATGATGGGGCGACCGAAAATTACGGTGGTGGGCGCAGGTAACGTCGGCGGCACGGCGGCACAGCGGCTGGCCGAGCGAGATCGCTACGATGTGGTGCTGGTGGACATTGTGGAGGGGGTGCCGCAGGGCAAGGCGCTGGATATTGCCCAGGCTGGTCCGGTGTGCGGCTACAGCACGAAGGTGGTCGGGACGAACGGCTATGAAGAAACGGCGGGCTCGTCGGTGGCGGTCATCACCTCCGGCATCGCGCGCAAGCCGGGCATGAGCCGCGATGAACTGCTCGCCACGAATTGCAAGATTGTCCAGTCCGTGGTCAAGGAACTGGTGGCGCGATCGCCCGAGGTCATCCTGTTGCTGGTGACCAATCCGCTGGATGCGATGGTCCATGTCGCGCTGAAGGTCAGCCAGTTTCCCAAGTCCCGTGTCATCGGCATGGCCGGGGTGCTCGACTCGGCCCGCATGCGTACGTTCATTGCCACGGAGCTGAATGTGCCGGGGCCGGACGTGCAGGCGATGGTGCTCGGTGGCCACGGTGATACGATGGTGCCGCTGCCCCGCTATACGACGGTCAAGGGAAAGCCGGCCTCGGAGTTGATTCCCAAGGACCGGTTGGACGCGATCGTGAAGCGCACGCGCGAGGGCGGAGCGGAGATCGTCGGGTTGCTGAAAACGGGCAGCGCCTTCTATGCGCCGTCGGCCTCGGCGGTGGATATGGTCGATGCGATCATGCTGGATCAAAAGCGGGTCTTGCCGTCGGCGGTGTTGTGCGAAGGGGAGTATGGATTGAAAGATGTCATTGTGGGCGTCCCAGTCAAGCTGGGCCGTGGCGGCGCGGAAGAGATTCTGGAGTACGAGCTGACGGCGGATGAGCGGGCGGCGTTGATGACGTCGGCCGATGCCGTGCGCGAGCTCTGCGCCAATGTCGATCGTGTGATGGGGTACTGA
- the folE gene encoding GTP cyclohydrolase I FolE, with the protein MAKRASVRRRAESDDASGTGRPADVEVLQSLVTEMLLALGEKPGRNGLLKTPERVAKALAFMTQGYQRDIDHLLNGALFPIEYDEMVIVKDIDFFSMCEHHMLPFFGKVHVGYLPNKKVVGLSKIPRIVDTFARRLQVQERLTVQIAETLKTKLNAHGVGVVVEARHLCMMMRGVEKQNTVAVSSSMLGAFRTQQQTRLEFLKLIRRGSVGESD; encoded by the coding sequence ATGGCAAAACGAGCATCGGTTCGTCGGCGGGCGGAGAGTGATGACGCGAGCGGGACGGGCCGTCCGGCGGATGTCGAGGTCCTGCAATCACTGGTGACCGAGATGCTGCTGGCCCTCGGCGAGAAGCCGGGCCGCAACGGGTTGCTCAAGACGCCCGAGCGGGTCGCCAAGGCGCTCGCCTTCATGACGCAGGGCTACCAGCGCGACATCGACCATCTCCTCAACGGCGCGCTGTTCCCGATCGAGTACGACGAAATGGTCATCGTGAAAGACATCGATTTCTTCAGCATGTGCGAGCACCACATGCTGCCGTTTTTCGGCAAAGTGCATGTGGGTTATCTGCCGAACAAGAAAGTGGTCGGGCTCAGCAAGATTCCCCGGATCGTAGATACCTTCGCCCGCCGGCTTCAAGTCCAGGAACGGCTCACCGTGCAAATCGCCGAAACCCTGAAGACGAAACTCAATGCGCATGGCGTCGGTGTGGTTGTGGAAGCGCGGCATCTTTGCATGATGATGCGCGGGGTAGAGAAGCAGAACACGGTGGCCGTGAGCAGCTCCATGCTCGGCGCGTTCCGCACCCAGCAGCAGACCAGGCTGGAATTTTTGAAGCTCATCCGGCGCGGCAGCGTCGGCGAGTCAGACTAA
- the nuoF gene encoding NADH-quinone oxidoreductase subunit NuoF, whose protein sequence is MSIATEPRLVQQLEGQPWEIEGYLKVGGYEAWKRCLSGMTPDDIVAELKKAGLRGRGGAGFPTGVKWDKVLNHRVKEHYFVCNAGEHEPGTFKDRHLLRSIPHQLIEGCLIAAHTVQAKAAFIYVNHEYEDERNNLKKSLEQAKAKGFLGKNILGSGYDLELQVFDGYGSYVAGEETAMLESMQGRPAMPRQKPPFYPTDFGLYGKPTLVNNVETLCNIPRILYKGASWFTQVGTEKCPGTMMFSLSGAVNRPGVYEMPMGVTIRELIEKCGGGVPGGRNIKAVFPGGPAFSMVTADQLDLQMDFDSLKKAGTGLGSAGTIVIDDATCMVAATLKYSNFFKGESCGQCPPCRMGTNNIATLMAKIEEGQGTQKDLDSLLQLCGFVKGTGYCTLVTGAAVLVQSSVKLFQKEYEEHLRLQRCPFKPAAVGAHS, encoded by the coding sequence ATGTCGATTGCGACGGAACCTCGTTTAGTGCAACAGCTTGAGGGGCAGCCTTGGGAGATTGAAGGCTACCTCAAAGTCGGGGGCTATGAAGCCTGGAAGCGCTGCCTGTCCGGCATGACGCCTGACGACATCGTGGCAGAGCTCAAGAAAGCCGGCCTTCGCGGGCGCGGGGGCGCGGGATTTCCGACCGGTGTGAAGTGGGATAAGGTGCTCAACCATCGTGTCAAAGAGCACTATTTCGTGTGCAACGCGGGCGAGCATGAGCCGGGGACATTCAAAGACCGGCATTTGCTGCGCTCGATTCCTCACCAGCTGATCGAAGGCTGCCTGATCGCCGCGCATACGGTCCAGGCCAAAGCGGCCTTCATCTATGTGAATCACGAGTACGAAGACGAGCGGAATAATCTGAAAAAATCCCTGGAGCAAGCCAAGGCCAAGGGGTTTCTGGGCAAGAATATTTTGGGCAGCGGCTACGATCTCGAACTCCAAGTCTTTGATGGCTACGGCAGCTATGTGGCCGGTGAAGAGACGGCCATGCTGGAGTCGATGCAGGGGCGCCCGGCCATGCCCCGGCAGAAGCCGCCCTTCTATCCGACGGATTTCGGCCTGTATGGAAAGCCGACCCTGGTCAACAACGTCGAAACGCTCTGCAATATCCCGCGGATTCTCTATAAGGGCGCGTCCTGGTTTACCCAAGTCGGAACGGAAAAGTGCCCCGGCACGATGATGTTTTCGCTCAGCGGCGCGGTGAATCGGCCCGGTGTCTACGAAATGCCGATGGGCGTGACGATTCGCGAGCTGATCGAGAAGTGCGGCGGCGGCGTGCCGGGCGGGCGAAATATCAAGGCCGTGTTCCCCGGCGGCCCGGCCTTTTCCATGGTCACGGCCGATCAGCTGGATTTACAGATGGATTTCGACTCGCTCAAGAAAGCCGGCACAGGCCTGGGTTCGGCTGGCACCATTGTGATAGACGATGCCACCTGCATGGTGGCCGCGACGCTGAAATATTCCAATTTCTTCAAGGGCGAGAGTTGCGGGCAATGTCCCCCCTGCCGGATGGGAACGAACAACATTGCCACGCTCATGGCCAAGATCGAAGAGGGGCAGGGGACGCAAAAGGATTTGGACAGCCTGTTGCAGCTCTGCGGATTTGTGAAAGGCACCGGGTACTGCACGCTAGTGACCGGAGCCGCCGTACTGGTGCAGAGCAGCGTGAAGCTGTTCCAAAAAGAATACGAAGAGCATCTCCGGCTGCAACGCTGTCCGTTCAAGCCTGCGGCGGTCGGGGCTCATTCATAG
- a CDS encoding glycine zipper family protein, with protein MHAWRLSGLAAILFVMSACSSPRPILYPNSHWQSVGKEVAAQDIDACKQLAESAGAEEGSGKAGRVAGSTAAGAGIGAAAGAVGGAISGAAGHGSAIGAASGAVWGLFTGLFHAAFGPSHPPEAYTNFVNRCLREKGYEVTGWQ; from the coding sequence ATGCACGCATGGCGGCTGAGTGGTCTTGCGGCAATCCTGTTCGTGATGTCCGCTTGTTCGAGTCCCAGGCCCATCTTGTATCCCAATTCCCATTGGCAATCGGTGGGGAAAGAGGTGGCCGCGCAGGATATCGACGCCTGCAAACAATTGGCCGAGTCGGCCGGCGCGGAAGAGGGCAGTGGCAAAGCCGGCCGCGTGGCCGGCAGTACGGCGGCTGGCGCGGGGATAGGCGCGGCAGCCGGGGCGGTTGGCGGGGCGATCTCAGGCGCCGCCGGGCATGGCTCCGCAATCGGGGCTGCGAGTGGTGCGGTCTGGGGCTTGTTTACAGGACTTTTCCACGCCGCCTTTGGTCCGTCTCATCCGCCGGAGGCCTATACCAATTTCGTCAATCGCTGTTTGCGTGAGAAGGGGTATGAGGTGACGGGGTGGCAGTGA
- a CDS encoding urate hydroxylase PuuD → MKFLEDPMQTIGAGFALAVILIVVFLGISGVGAGEADWVGMIVRWVHFLAGITWIGLLYFFNLINAAFLKSLDGPTKNIVIPKLMPSALNWFRHGATVTVLAGIVLYAKLYSQGGTGAYALAIGGLLGIIMMGNVHGIIWPNQKKIIAAVTAAAQGTPAPPEMAQWGRTALLASRVNFLLSIPMLFFMGAGSHFK, encoded by the coding sequence ATGAAATTTCTTGAAGATCCGATGCAGACGATTGGCGCGGGATTCGCGCTGGCCGTTATCCTGATAGTGGTATTTCTCGGGATATCCGGTGTGGGCGCGGGGGAGGCCGATTGGGTGGGGATGATCGTCCGCTGGGTTCATTTCCTCGCAGGGATCACCTGGATCGGACTGCTTTATTTCTTCAACTTGATCAATGCGGCGTTCCTCAAGAGTCTTGATGGGCCGACGAAGAACATTGTGATCCCCAAGCTGATGCCCTCGGCGCTGAACTGGTTTCGGCACGGAGCTACGGTGACGGTGCTGGCCGGGATCGTGCTGTACGCCAAGCTCTATAGCCAGGGTGGAACCGGCGCCTATGCGCTCGCCATCGGCGGCTTGCTGGGCATCATCATGATGGGGAACGTGCACGGGATTATCTGGCCGAACCAGAAGAAGATCATTGCGGCCGTGACGGCCGCGGCGCAGGGCACGCCGGCTCCGCCGGAAATGGCCCAATGGGGCCGGACCGCGTTGCTCGCCTCGCGCGTAAACTTCCTGCTCTCCATTCCCATGTTGTTTTTCATGGGTGCCGGAAGCCACTTCAAGTAA
- a CDS encoding CbbQ/NirQ/NorQ/GpvN family protein, translated as MSQAGRELDIQSFRIEREPFYAEVRGEVGLFTIAAKSKMPVMLKGPTGCGKTRFVQHMAYTLGRPLITVACHEDLTASDLVGRYLLKGQETVWVDGPLTLGVKHGAIVYLDEVVEARKDTTVIIHPLSDDRRVLPIEKKGQILEAADEFMLVISYNPGYQSVLKDLKQSTKQRFMAIEFDYPSPAVETTVVEREAGVSRDIAEKLVKLGGKVRNLKNHGLEEGVSTRLLIYAGTLIKQGVAPDQACDVAIARPITDDADMQRSMHELVKAIF; from the coding sequence ATGAGCCAGGCAGGACGAGAACTCGATATCCAGTCGTTCCGCATCGAACGGGAACCGTTTTATGCCGAGGTGCGCGGCGAAGTCGGCCTCTTTACGATTGCCGCCAAGAGCAAGATGCCGGTGATGCTGAAGGGCCCGACCGGCTGCGGCAAGACCCGGTTCGTCCAGCATATGGCCTATACGCTGGGCCGGCCGCTCATTACGGTCGCCTGCCATGAAGACCTGACGGCGTCCGATCTGGTCGGGCGGTATTTGCTCAAGGGACAGGAGACCGTCTGGGTGGATGGCCCGCTGACGCTCGGTGTGAAACATGGCGCCATCGTCTATCTGGACGAAGTGGTTGAGGCGCGGAAAGACACCACGGTGATCATCCATCCGCTTAGCGACGATCGCCGGGTGCTGCCGATCGAAAAGAAGGGGCAGATCCTCGAGGCCGCCGACGAGTTCATGCTCGTCATTTCCTATAATCCCGGCTATCAAAGCGTGCTCAAAGACTTGAAGCAAAGCACCAAGCAGCGGTTCATGGCGATCGAGTTCGACTATCCCTCCCCGGCGGTGGAAACCACCGTGGTGGAACGGGAAGCCGGCGTGAGCCGGGACATCGCCGAGAAGCTCGTCAAGCTGGGCGGCAAAGTCCGCAACCTCAAAAATCACGGGCTGGAAGAAGGCGTGAGCACCCGGCTGCTGATTTATGCGGGGACTTTGATCAAGCAGGGGGTCGCGCCCGATCAGGCCTGCGATGTGGCGATCGCCCGTCCGATCACCGACGATGCGGATATGCAGCGCAGCATGCACGAACTCGTCAAAGCGATATTCTAG
- a CDS encoding DUF167 family protein: protein MTHPIVQDTKDGAILTIQVQPKASKSECVGLHGDAIKIRVAAPPVDGRANEALLAFLAQRLDVPLSTLAIQSGAGGRHKRVRCATLAAADILARLGLAAGKGPVA, encoded by the coding sequence ATGACTCATCCGATCGTGCAGGATACTAAGGACGGCGCGATCCTCACGATTCAGGTCCAGCCCAAAGCCTCCAAGTCCGAGTGCGTCGGTCTGCATGGAGACGCGATCAAGATTCGGGTCGCGGCGCCACCGGTGGACGGGCGGGCGAATGAGGCCCTGCTCGCATTTCTGGCGCAGCGCCTCGACGTGCCGCTCTCAACACTTGCGATTCAGTCAGGGGCCGGGGGGCGGCACAAGCGGGTGCGGTGCGCAACACTCGCCGCCGCGGACATACTGGCGCGATTAGGGTTGGCCGCAGGGAAAGGACCGGTGGCGTGA
- a CDS encoding ferredoxin-thioredoxin reductase catalytic domain-containing protein: protein MAEPKQDSLDKMWKYVKGFAEKSGTAMHPNPAVTEAVVKGLAMHVEELGKPLCPCNFYKDKQAEAKLRRWMCACDEMQIYKYCHCLLFVREDGMPITEYLPEGHEGREVYGVITDPTPGKGRALKHKAATDTAISDKDSSTPTP, encoded by the coding sequence ATGGCCGAGCCCAAACAAGACAGCCTCGATAAAATGTGGAAATACGTGAAGGGGTTTGCCGAAAAGAGCGGCACCGCCATGCACCCCAACCCCGCCGTGACGGAAGCCGTGGTGAAGGGCCTGGCGATGCATGTGGAGGAACTCGGGAAACCGCTCTGCCCCTGCAACTTCTACAAAGACAAACAGGCCGAGGCCAAGCTGCGCCGCTGGATGTGCGCCTGCGACGAGATGCAGATTTACAAATACTGCCACTGCCTCTTGTTCGTCCGAGAAGACGGCATGCCGATTACCGAATACCTCCCCGAAGGACACGAGGGCCGAGAGGTGTACGGCGTCATCACAGACCCCACACCAGGCAAAGGCCGGGCCCTCAAACACAAAGCCGCGACGGACACCGCGATATCGGATAAGGATTCATCAACCCCGACGCCCTAA